A genomic region of Janthinobacterium lividum contains the following coding sequences:
- the folD gene encoding bifunctional methylenetetrahydrofolate dehydrogenase/methenyltetrahydrofolate cyclohydrolase FolD, producing MPAQLIDGIALSQKLRSEIATRAAALTAKGTQPGLAVILVGEDPASQVYVRNKVKACGDVGFHSVLEKYEADLPEADLLARIASLNADPAIHGILVQMPLPKHINPHKVIEAIATTKDVDGYSVLSAGELMTGLPGFRPCTPYGCMKLIESTGVDLRGKHAVVIGRSNTVGKPMALLLLQANATVTICHSATPDLGLYTRQADVVVAAVGRRNTLTADMVRPGAIVIDVGMNRDDNGKLCGDVDFAGVKDVASHITPVPGGVGPMTITMLLMNTVEAAERV from the coding sequence ATGCCAGCACAACTGATCGACGGAATCGCCCTCTCCCAAAAACTGCGCAGCGAGATCGCCACGCGCGCCGCCGCCCTCACGGCCAAGGGCACCCAGCCCGGTCTGGCCGTGATCCTCGTCGGCGAAGACCCGGCCAGCCAGGTGTATGTCCGCAACAAGGTCAAGGCGTGCGGCGACGTGGGTTTCCACTCGGTGCTGGAAAAATATGAAGCGGACCTGCCTGAAGCGGACTTGCTGGCACGCATCGCCAGCCTGAACGCGGATCCCGCCATCCACGGCATCCTCGTGCAGATGCCCTTGCCCAAGCACATCAACCCGCACAAGGTCATCGAAGCGATCGCCACGACGAAAGACGTGGATGGCTATTCCGTCTTGAGCGCCGGCGAACTGATGACGGGCTTGCCCGGCTTCCGCCCTTGCACGCCGTATGGCTGCATGAAACTGATCGAAAGCACGGGCGTGGACTTGCGCGGCAAGCACGCCGTCGTCATCGGCCGCAGCAACACCGTCGGCAAGCCGATGGCCCTGCTGCTCTTGCAAGCGAACGCTACCGTCACCATCTGCCATAGTGCGACACCGGACTTGGGCCTGTACACGCGCCAGGCGGACGTCGTCGTCGCCGCCGTCGGCCGCCGCAACACCCTGACGGCCGACATGGTCCGTCCGGGCGCCATCGTGATCGACGTGGGCATGAACCGCGACGATAACGGCAAGCTGTGCGGCGACGTGGATTTTGCCGGCGTGAAAGACGTCGCGTCGCACATCACGCCCGTGCCGGGTGGCGTGGGGCCGATGACCATCACGATGTTATTGATGAATACCGTCGAGGCGGCAGAGCGCGTGTAA
- a CDS encoding M3 family metallopeptidase, whose protein sequence is MNTNPLLDFSGLPRFDAITHEHVTPAIDTLLAQARATVAQLEAPMEEVSWENFVAPQDQIAETLGRAWSIVNHLNSVIDTPELRAAYNANQPKVTEFWTELGQNEILFGKYKQLQARADFASLSPARRRIVDNAVRDFRLGGAELPEDKKERFGAIQEEHAAVSTRFSENVLDATNDYKLLVESEAELAGLPDDVKAAARAAAEKAGKAGYEFSLHFPSYYPILQFADNRALRETIYRANATKASDQGDVFSKKEDWDNTHNIVTLLQLRDEEAKLLGYANFAEVSLVSKMATSPAQVIAFLEDLAKRARPFAEKDLTELKQFAKEELGIAELQAWDVPYASEKLQERRYAFSAQEVKQYFPEHKVIDGLFRQIQNLFAVEIKPDTAPVWHQDVRFYRIERDGQLVGQFYLDLYARAGKSGGAWMDDARGRRADAQHVQTPIAYLTCNFTEPAVVDGKIQPALFTHDEVITLFHEFGHGLHHMLTVVDELGVSGIAGVEWDAVELPSQFMENFCWEWDVLEHMTAHAVTGAPLPRALYDKMLAAKNFQSGLQTLRQVEFSLLDMHLHYDYDASTGQSVQQLIDGVRAKFSLLIPPPFNRFQNAFGHIFSGGYAAGYYSYKWAEVLSADAYAAFEEARALGPAATTAAGKRYLQEILSVGGSRPALESFTAFRGREPSIDALLRHSGMAA, encoded by the coding sequence ATGAATACCAATCCCCTGCTTGATTTTTCCGGCCTGCCACGCTTCGACGCGATCACGCACGAGCATGTCACGCCTGCCATCGATACCTTGCTGGCCCAGGCGCGCGCCACGGTGGCGCAGCTGGAAGCGCCCATGGAAGAAGTAAGCTGGGAGAACTTCGTTGCGCCCCAGGACCAGATCGCCGAAACCCTGGGCCGCGCCTGGAGCATCGTCAACCACCTCAACAGCGTGATCGATACGCCCGAGCTGCGCGCCGCCTACAATGCGAACCAGCCCAAGGTGACGGAATTCTGGACCGAGCTGGGCCAGAACGAAATCCTCTTCGGCAAATACAAGCAATTGCAGGCGCGCGCCGATTTCGCCAGCCTGTCGCCAGCGCGCCGCCGCATCGTCGACAATGCCGTGCGCGATTTCCGCCTCGGTGGCGCCGAGTTGCCCGAGGACAAGAAAGAGCGCTTTGGCGCCATCCAGGAAGAACATGCGGCCGTCTCGACGCGCTTTTCCGAAAACGTGCTCGACGCCACCAATGACTACAAGCTGCTGGTCGAGAGCGAAGCTGAACTGGCCGGCTTGCCCGACGACGTGAAGGCGGCCGCGCGCGCCGCCGCCGAAAAGGCTGGCAAAGCGGGCTATGAATTCTCGCTGCACTTTCCCTCTTACTACCCGATCCTGCAATTTGCCGACAACCGCGCGCTGCGCGAAACCATCTATCGCGCCAACGCCACCAAGGCCTCGGACCAAGGTGACGTCTTCAGCAAAAAAGAGGACTGGGACAATACGCACAACATCGTCACTCTGTTGCAATTGCGCGACGAAGAGGCAAAACTGCTCGGCTACGCCAATTTCGCCGAAGTGTCGCTGGTCTCCAAGATGGCCACCTCGCCCGCGCAAGTGATCGCGTTCCTGGAAGACCTGGCGAAACGCGCGCGCCCGTTCGCCGAGAAAGACTTGACAGAACTAAAACAATTCGCGAAGGAAGAGCTAGGCATTGCGGAACTGCAAGCGTGGGACGTGCCTTACGCTTCCGAAAAACTGCAGGAACGCCGCTACGCATTCTCGGCCCAGGAAGTCAAACAGTACTTCCCTGAACACAAGGTGATCGACGGCCTGTTCCGCCAGATCCAGAACCTGTTCGCCGTCGAGATCAAGCCCGATACGGCGCCCGTGTGGCACCAGGACGTGCGTTTCTACCGCATCGAGCGCGACGGCCAGCTGGTCGGCCAGTTCTACCTGGACCTGTATGCGCGCGCGGGGAAAAGCGGCGGCGCCTGGATGGACGACGCGCGCGGACGACGCGCCGACGCGCAACACGTGCAAACGCCGATCGCTTATCTCACCTGCAATTTCACGGAACCGGCCGTGGTCGACGGCAAGATACAGCCAGCCCTGTTCACGCACGATGAAGTGATCACCCTGTTCCACGAATTCGGCCACGGCCTGCACCACATGTTGACGGTGGTCGACGAGCTGGGCGTGTCGGGCATTGCCGGCGTCGAATGGGATGCTGTGGAACTGCCGTCGCAATTCATGGAAAACTTCTGCTGGGAATGGGACGTGCTCGAGCACATGACGGCGCATGCCGTCACGGGCGCGCCGCTGCCGCGCGCGCTGTACGACAAGATGCTGGCCGCCAAGAATTTCCAGTCCGGCTTGCAAACCCTGCGCCAGGTGGAGTTTTCCTTGCTCGACATGCATTTGCACTATGACTACGATGCCAGCACGGGCCAAAGCGTGCAGCAACTGATCGACGGCGTGCGCGCCAAGTTTTCGCTGCTCATCCCGCCCCCGTTCAACCGCTTCCAGAATGCCTTTGGACATATCTTCTCCGGCGGCTATGCGGCTGGCTACTACAGCTACAAATGGGCCGAGGTGCTGTCCGCCGACGCCTATGCAGCGTTTGAAGAAGCCAGGGCGCTGGGACCGGCCGCCACCACGGCGGCAGGCAAGCGCTACCTGCAAGAAATCCTGTCCGTCGGCGGCTCGCGCCCCGCGCTGGAATCGTTCACGGCCTTCCGTGGCCGCGAGCCGTCCATCGACGCCCTGCTGCGCCACAGCGGCATGGCCGCTTGA
- a CDS encoding DNA polymerase III subunit chi: MSRVDFHSNVPDKLAYACRLARKAYMAGNKVVVLAADSAQLDALNSAMWTISATDFLPHVLAGDPLAAQTPIILTDDEAAELPHHDILVNLSQLPPANYAQFQRVFEIVSMDEQDAQAGRQRFLHYRQQNVQPTHFVAGKT, translated from the coding sequence ATGAGCCGCGTCGATTTTCACAGCAATGTGCCGGACAAGCTGGCCTACGCCTGCCGCCTGGCCCGCAAGGCGTATATGGCCGGCAACAAGGTCGTCGTGCTGGCGGCCGACAGCGCCCAGCTCGACGCCTTGAACAGCGCCATGTGGACCATTTCCGCCACGGATTTCCTGCCCCACGTGCTGGCCGGCGATCCGCTGGCGGCGCAGACGCCCATCATCCTGACCGATGACGAAGCGGCCGAACTGCCGCACCACGACATCCTCGTCAACCTGTCGCAATTGCCGCCCGCCAATTACGCGCAATTCCAGCGCGTCTTCGAGATCGTTTCCATGGATGAGCAGGATGCGCAGGCGGGCCGCCAGCGCTTCCTGCACTACCGCCAGCAAAACGTGCAGCCGACCCACTTCGTGGCAGGAAAGACATGA
- a CDS encoding branched-chain amino acid ABC transporter substrate-binding protein, with amino-acid sequence MLLKTKVLPLAVALAFAGHAGAQEIIKIGHVAPVSGASSHLGKDNENAAKMAIEDLNAKGFKIDGKAVKFVLVPEDDAADPKQGTAVAQKLVDAKVNGVVGHLNSGTTIPASRIYFNAGIPQISPAATNPTYTQQKFNTAFRVVANDNKLGGTLGAYAVGKLQAKKIAVIDDRTAYGQGVAEQFVKGAKKAAPGVQIVGKEFTNANATDFNAILTSIKSKNPDLIFFGGMDSVGGPMLRQMKALGIKAKFMGGDGLCTEPLGKLAGDAVGEDMVTCAEAGGVTGAQQKGMDDFRARYKQKYNMEVQLYAPYVYDAVMTMATAMADAKSSKPSVYLPFLAKVHYQGVTGPISFDANGDIKDGALTLFTYRDGKKTKMEVVK; translated from the coding sequence ATGCTGCTCAAGACCAAAGTCCTTCCTCTCGCCGTCGCCCTTGCCTTTGCCGGCCATGCGGGCGCACAGGAAATCATCAAGATCGGCCACGTCGCCCCGGTCTCTGGCGCCAGCTCCCACCTGGGCAAGGATAACGAGAACGCGGCCAAGATGGCGATCGAGGATTTGAACGCCAAAGGCTTCAAGATCGACGGCAAAGCCGTGAAATTCGTGCTGGTCCCCGAAGATGACGCAGCCGATCCCAAGCAGGGCACGGCCGTGGCGCAAAAGCTGGTCGACGCCAAGGTCAACGGCGTGGTCGGCCACCTGAATTCGGGCACGACGATTCCCGCCTCGCGCATTTACTTCAATGCCGGCATTCCACAGATTTCACCGGCGGCCACCAACCCGACGTATACCCAGCAGAAATTCAACACGGCCTTCCGCGTCGTCGCCAATGACAACAAGCTGGGCGGAACTTTGGGCGCGTATGCCGTAGGCAAGCTGCAGGCGAAGAAAATCGCCGTCATCGATGACCGCACGGCATACGGCCAGGGCGTGGCGGAACAATTCGTCAAGGGCGCCAAGAAGGCGGCCCCAGGCGTGCAAATCGTCGGCAAGGAATTTACGAATGCCAACGCGACGGACTTCAATGCCATCCTGACCAGCATCAAGTCGAAAAATCCCGACCTGATCTTCTTTGGCGGCATGGACTCCGTGGGCGGCCCCATGCTGCGCCAGATGAAGGCGCTGGGCATCAAGGCCAAGTTCATGGGCGGCGATGGCTTGTGCACGGAGCCGCTGGGCAAGCTGGCAGGCGACGCCGTGGGCGAAGACATGGTCACTTGCGCGGAAGCGGGCGGCGTGACGGGCGCGCAGCAAAAAGGCATGGACGACTTCCGCGCCCGCTACAAGCAGAAATACAATATGGAAGTGCAGCTGTACGCGCCATACGTCTACGATGCCGTGATGACCATGGCCACCGCCATGGCCGACGCGAAATCGTCGAAACCATCCGTCTACCTGCCTTTCCTGGCCAAGGTGCACTACCAGGGCGTGACGGGCCCGATCTCGTTCGACGCCAACGGCGACATCAAGGATGGCGCGCTGACCTTGTTCACTTACCGCGATGGCAAGAAGACCAAGATGGAAGTGGTCAAATAA
- a CDS encoding LysR family transcriptional regulator: MTTSIAWEYYRSLLAVLKHGSLSGAARALGITQPTVGRHIAALEQALGATLFTRSQLGLLPTEVALALRPHAETMEHTAALMQRAASSQGQGVAGVVRIAASEVVGVEVLPPILARLRARHPGLTIELVLSNKVQDLLRREADIAVRMLRPRQEQLVARKVGDIELGLHAHVDYLARHGTPLVLADLAQHAVIGYDEASAFVRNAGAAFNGFARENFAWRSDSDLAQLALIRAGAGVGVCQAGLAARDPALRRVLPQAFALPMETWITMHEDLRGSLRCRATFDALAEGLLAYVAGQQEP, translated from the coding sequence ATGACTACCTCGATCGCCTGGGAATACTACCGTTCGCTGCTGGCCGTGCTGAAGCACGGTTCCCTGTCCGGCGCCGCACGCGCGCTGGGCATCACGCAGCCCACCGTCGGCCGGCATATCGCCGCGCTCGAGCAGGCGCTGGGCGCAACCCTGTTCACGCGCTCCCAGCTGGGCTTGCTGCCCACGGAAGTGGCCCTCGCGCTGCGGCCCCATGCGGAAACCATGGAACATACTGCCGCCCTGATGCAGCGCGCCGCCAGCAGCCAGGGGCAGGGCGTGGCCGGCGTCGTGCGCATCGCGGCCAGCGAAGTGGTGGGCGTGGAAGTGCTGCCGCCCATCCTGGCCCGCCTGCGTGCGCGCCATCCGGGCTTGACCATTGAATTGGTATTGAGTAACAAGGTGCAGGATTTGTTGCGACGGGAAGCGGACATCGCCGTGCGCATGCTGCGGCCTCGCCAGGAACAGCTGGTGGCGCGCAAGGTGGGCGATATCGAACTGGGCCTGCATGCCCACGTGGATTACCTAGCGCGGCATGGCACGCCGCTGGTACTGGCCGATCTGGCGCAGCATGCCGTCATCGGCTACGACGAGGCGAGCGCCTTCGTGCGCAACGCGGGCGCGGCTTTCAACGGATTTGCGCGGGAAAATTTTGCCTGGCGCAGCGACAGCGACCTGGCGCAACTGGCCCTGATACGCGCGGGCGCCGGCGTCGGCGTGTGCCAGGCGGGTCTGGCGGCGCGCGATCCGGCCCTGCGGCGCGTGTTGCCGCAAGCGTTTGCGCTACCGATGGAAACCTGGATCACCATGCATGAAGACTTGCGCGGCAGCCTGCGCTGCCGCGCCACCTTCGACGCGCTGGCCGAAGGGTTACTGGCTTACGTGGCCGGACAGCAAGAACCGTAG
- a CDS encoding NAD-dependent epimerase/dehydratase family protein, with translation MDKTVLVLGATGGIGGEMVRQLQAAGWQVRALTRGETPSPRGDNIEWLRGDALSRADVLAAAKGCAVIVHAVNPPGYRHWGRLVLPMLDNTISAAIAEGATIVLPGTVYNFGPDAFPASGDLLAEDAPQRPLTRKGAIRVALEARLEWASTQGARVIIVRAGDFFGPRAGNNWFSQGLVKPGHPVRSVLYPGTHGVGHQWSYLPDVARTMLQLLAMRATLPAFSRFHMAGHWDHDGRQMTGAIARVVEQATGTAPAIRRFPWWLVALASPFVATLREMREMRYLWHTPLAMDNARLLAVLGQEPHTPLDEAVRATLEGMGNLQKAAGKKNAPGLPAR, from the coding sequence ATGGACAAAACGGTATTGGTGCTGGGCGCGACGGGCGGCATCGGCGGCGAGATGGTCCGCCAACTGCAGGCAGCAGGCTGGCAGGTGCGCGCCCTGACGCGGGGAGAAACGCCATCGCCACGCGGCGATAACATCGAGTGGCTGCGCGGCGATGCGCTGTCGCGCGCGGACGTGCTGGCGGCCGCGAAAGGCTGCGCCGTCATCGTGCACGCCGTCAACCCGCCCGGCTACCGCCACTGGGGCCGGCTGGTACTGCCCATGCTCGACAACACGATTTCAGCGGCGATTGCCGAAGGCGCCACCATCGTGCTGCCGGGCACCGTGTACAACTTCGGTCCCGACGCCTTTCCCGCATCGGGAGACTTACTTGCGGAAGATGCGCCGCAACGCCCGCTCACGCGCAAGGGCGCCATCCGCGTGGCACTGGAAGCGCGGCTGGAATGGGCCAGCACGCAGGGCGCCAGGGTCATCATCGTGCGCGCGGGCGACTTCTTCGGCCCCCGCGCCGGCAACAACTGGTTTTCGCAGGGGCTGGTGAAACCGGGCCATCCCGTGCGCAGCGTGCTGTATCCCGGTACGCACGGCGTGGGCCACCAATGGTCCTACCTGCCCGACGTGGCACGCACAATGCTGCAATTGCTGGCCATGCGCGCCACGTTGCCCGCGTTCTCTCGCTTTCACATGGCCGGCCACTGGGACCACGACGGCCGGCAAATGACGGGCGCGATTGCCCGCGTGGTGGAACAGGCGACAGGAACTGCGCCCGCCATCCGGCGTTTTCCGTGGTGGCTGGTGGCGCTGGCGTCGCCGTTCGTGGCGACCCTGCGCGAAATGCGCGAGATGCGCTATCTGTGGCACACGCCCTTGGCCATGGACAATGCGCGGCTGCTGGCCGTGCTGGGCCAGGAGCCGCATACGCCGCTCGACGAGGCGGTGCGGGCTACATTGGAAGGCATGGGTAATCTGCAGAAGGCAGCGGGCAAAAAAAACGCGCCGGGATTGCCGGCGCGCTGA
- a CDS encoding c-type cytochrome → MKRFMLVSVLAVSALASQAALANPDLAKAKNCMACHAVSTKLVGPAFKDVAAKYAGQKDAEAKLVAKVMKGGSGTWGAIPMPANPQVSDAEAHTLVKWVLAQK, encoded by the coding sequence ATGAAACGTTTTATGTTGGTGAGTGTATTGGCCGTATCGGCTTTGGCATCGCAAGCAGCGTTGGCCAATCCGGACCTGGCGAAAGCAAAAAACTGCATGGCTTGCCACGCGGTGAGCACGAAACTGGTGGGCCCTGCGTTCAAGGACGTGGCTGCCAAGTATGCCGGTCAGAAAGACGCGGAAGCCAAGCTCGTGGCGAAAGTCATGAAGGGCGGTTCCGGCACCTGGGGCGCGATCCCGATGCCAGCGAACCCGCAAGTGAGCGATGCGGAAGCCCACACCCTGGTCAAATGGGTACTCGCACAGAAATAA
- the ilvD gene encoding dihydroxy-acid dehydratase, which produces MPQYRSRTTTHGRNMAGARALWRATGMKDGDFDKPIIAVVNSFTQFVPGHVHLKDLGQMVAREIEAAGGVAKEFNTIAVDDGIAMGHGGMLYSLPSRDLIADSVEYMVNAHCADAMVCISNCDKITPGMLMAAMRINIPVVFISGGPMEAGKVVKVVNGTQKIIKLDLVDAMIKAGDSTVSDADVAEIERSACPTCGSCSGMFTANSMNCLTEALGLALPGNGTILATHSDRQQLFLRAGRLIVELAKRHYEQDDYSVLPRSIATKSAFENAMALDVSMGGSTNTVLHLLAAAHEAEVEFTMADIDRISLKVPCLCKVAPMTDKYHIEDVHRAGGIVGILGELARAGLLNTTLPTIHAPTLADAIAQNDIMCTDNPAVHELFRAAPGGVPTQTAFSQSERFAAVDTDRSTGCIRDKAHAYSQDGGLAVLYGNLAEKGCIVKTAGVDESILKFSGKARVFESQDAAVEAILADTVHEGDVVIIRYEGPKGGPGMQEMLYPTSYIKSKGLGKACALFTDGRFSGGSSGLVIGHASPEAAEGGAIGLVEEGDFIDIDIPERTINLRVTDVELAARRAAMEAKGDAAWLPVNRERYVSQALQAYAALTTSADRGAVRDLSQLKKR; this is translated from the coding sequence ATGCCGCAATACCGCTCCCGCACCACCACCCACGGCCGCAACATGGCTGGCGCCCGCGCCCTGTGGCGCGCCACCGGCATGAAGGATGGCGACTTCGACAAGCCGATCATCGCCGTGGTCAACTCGTTTACCCAGTTCGTGCCCGGCCACGTGCACCTGAAAGACCTGGGCCAGATGGTGGCGCGCGAAATCGAGGCGGCCGGCGGCGTAGCCAAGGAATTCAACACCATCGCCGTCGATGACGGCATCGCCATGGGCCACGGCGGCATGCTGTATTCGCTGCCTTCGCGCGACCTGATCGCCGACTCCGTCGAATACATGGTCAACGCCCACTGCGCCGACGCCATGGTCTGCATCTCGAACTGCGACAAGATCACGCCGGGCATGCTGATGGCCGCCATGCGCATCAATATCCCCGTCGTCTTCATTTCCGGCGGCCCGATGGAAGCGGGCAAGGTTGTCAAGGTGGTCAACGGCACGCAGAAGATCATCAAGCTGGACCTGGTCGACGCCATGATCAAGGCCGGTGACAGCACGGTGTCCGACGCCGACGTGGCGGAGATCGAACGCTCGGCCTGTCCTACCTGCGGTTCCTGCTCCGGCATGTTTACGGCCAACTCGATGAACTGCCTGACCGAGGCGCTGGGCCTGGCCCTGCCCGGCAACGGCACCATCCTGGCCACGCACTCGGACCGCCAGCAGCTGTTCCTGCGCGCGGGCCGCCTGATCGTCGAACTGGCCAAGCGCCATTACGAGCAGGACGATTACTCGGTGCTGCCACGCTCGATCGCCACCAAGTCCGCATTTGAAAACGCCATGGCGCTCGACGTTTCCATGGGCGGCTCGACGAATACCGTGCTGCACCTGCTGGCCGCCGCGCACGAAGCGGAAGTGGAATTCACGATGGCCGACATCGACCGCATCTCGCTCAAGGTACCGTGCCTGTGCAAGGTCGCGCCGATGACGGACAAATACCATATCGAAGACGTGCACCGCGCGGGCGGCATCGTGGGCATCCTGGGCGAACTGGCACGCGCCGGCTTGCTGAACACGACCCTGCCGACCATCCACGCGCCAACTCTGGCCGACGCCATCGCGCAAAACGACATCATGTGCACGGACAATCCGGCCGTGCATGAATTGTTCCGCGCCGCCCCGGGAGGCGTGCCGACGCAGACGGCGTTCTCGCAATCGGAGCGTTTTGCGGCAGTCGACACGGACCGCAGCACGGGCTGCATCCGCGACAAGGCGCATGCGTACTCGCAGGATGGCGGCCTGGCCGTCTTGTACGGCAATCTGGCGGAAAAGGGCTGCATCGTCAAGACGGCAGGCGTCGATGAAAGCATCCTGAAATTCTCGGGCAAGGCGCGCGTGTTCGAAAGCCAGGATGCCGCTGTTGAAGCGATTTTGGCCGATACCGTGCATGAAGGCGACGTCGTCATCATCCGCTACGAAGGCCCGAAAGGCGGCCCCGGCATGCAGGAAATGCTGTACCCGACTTCGTACATCAAATCCAAAGGTCTGGGCAAGGCGTGCGCGCTGTTCACGGACGGGCGCTTCTCGGGCGGTTCCTCGGGCCTGGTGATCGGCCACGCCTCGCCGGAAGCGGCCGAAGGCGGCGCCATCGGCCTGGTGGAAGAGGGCGACTTCATCGACATCGACATCCCCGAGCGCACCATTAATTTGCGCGTGACGGACGTTGAACTGGCCGCGCGCCGCGCCGCCATGGAAGCGAAGGGCGACGCGGCCTGGCTGCCCGTCAACCGCGAGCGCTATGTGTCGCAGGCGCTGCAGGCGTATGCGGCGCTGACGACGTCGGCTGACCGGGGCGCCGTGCGCGATCTCTCCCAACTGAAGAAGCGCTGA
- a CDS encoding LysR family transcriptional regulator gives MNLELRQLRYFVTVAEELHFGRAAARLHMTQPPLSQTIMALEELLGAPLFVRTRREVQLTPAGTALLPEARRLLAQAFDLPALVQRAAQGEAGRLSLAFVSSADYSVLPPLLRAYQTAYPQVQIQLQEATSDLQLDELLAGRTDAGLLIPPLPEKAKGTLDYLPVLAEPLVLAAPSGLAILNTPGAVRLRDVPSLPLIIFPRAISPALHDAILGVFRAAGITPQIGQEAIQMQTIVSLVSAGMGIALVPQSVSNLMRPGVEYRPLQDATPLVETGLAWRRDNPSAVLQGFLALLRKQISHPAR, from the coding sequence ATGAACCTTGAACTGCGCCAGCTGCGCTATTTCGTCACCGTCGCCGAGGAATTGCACTTCGGCCGCGCCGCCGCGCGCCTGCACATGACGCAACCGCCCCTGTCGCAAACCATCATGGCCCTGGAAGAATTGCTGGGCGCGCCCCTGTTCGTGCGCACGCGCCGCGAAGTGCAGCTGACGCCGGCCGGCACGGCCCTGCTGCCCGAGGCGCGCCGGCTGCTGGCGCAGGCGTTCGATTTGCCCGCGCTGGTGCAACGGGCCGCGCAGGGCGAGGCGGGGCGATTGAGCCTGGCGTTTGTTTCCTCGGCCGACTACAGCGTGCTGCCGCCGCTGCTGCGCGCGTATCAGACGGCTTATCCGCAAGTACAGATCCAGTTGCAGGAGGCCACTTCCGACCTGCAGCTGGACGAATTGCTGGCCGGGCGTACGGATGCGGGCCTGTTGATCCCGCCGCTGCCCGAAAAGGCCAAAGGGACGCTCGACTACCTGCCCGTGCTGGCCGAGCCGCTGGTGCTGGCCGCGCCGTCCGGCCTCGCCATTTTAAATACGCCGGGCGCGGTGCGCCTGCGCGACGTGCCGTCCCTGCCCTTGATCATTTTCCCGCGCGCGATCTCGCCCGCCCTGCACGACGCCATCCTCGGCGTGTTCCGCGCGGCCGGCATCACGCCGCAGATCGGCCAGGAAGCGATCCAGATGCAAACCATCGTCAGCCTCGTCTCGGCTGGCATGGGCATCGCGCTTGTGCCACAATCGGTATCGAATCTGATGCGCCCGGGCGTAGAATACAGGCCGCTGCAGGACGCCACGCCGCTGGTGGAAACGGGCCTGGCCTGGCGCCGCGACAATCCGTCCGCCGTGCTGCAAGGCTTTCTGGCGCTGTTGCGCAAGCAGATAAGCCACCCGGCACGATAA
- the lgt gene encoding prolipoprotein diacylglyceryl transferase, giving the protein MLIHPMPDPIAIQIGPLAVHWYGLMYVLAFALFIILGRVRIKQPHIAVLGWKKEDLDDMLFYGMLGVVIGGRLGEVLFYRPEYFMHNPLEIFMVWHGGMSFHGGFLGVILAMYLWSRKAGRNLFDVLDFIAPLVPLGYAAGRLGNFINAELPGRIAPETLPWAMQWPGIPYPVHPSPLYQMLVDGILVFIILWLYARKQRPRMAVGAMFTLLYGCARFFTEYFRTPDWEVVWLGVPITSGQMLSLPMIVGAIALLVWAYKSQVMGTPPTKARPANT; this is encoded by the coding sequence ATGCTGATACACCCGATGCCCGACCCGATAGCCATCCAGATCGGCCCGCTCGCCGTGCACTGGTACGGCCTGATGTATGTGCTGGCCTTTGCCCTGTTCATTATCCTGGGCCGCGTGCGCATCAAGCAGCCGCATATCGCCGTGCTGGGCTGGAAGAAGGAAGACCTCGATGACATGCTGTTCTACGGCATGCTGGGCGTGGTGATCGGCGGGCGCCTGGGCGAAGTGCTGTTCTACCGCCCCGAATACTTCATGCACAATCCGCTCGAGATCTTCATGGTCTGGCATGGCGGCATGTCCTTCCATGGCGGCTTCCTCGGCGTCATCCTGGCCATGTACCTGTGGAGCCGCAAGGCGGGCCGCAACCTGTTCGATGTGCTCGACTTCATCGCGCCGCTGGTGCCGCTCGGCTACGCGGCCGGCCGTCTGGGCAACTTCATCAATGCAGAACTGCCGGGCCGCATCGCCCCGGAAACCCTGCCGTGGGCCATGCAATGGCCAGGCATTCCGTATCCCGTGCACCCGTCACCGCTCTACCAGATGCTGGTCGACGGCATCCTGGTGTTCATCATCCTGTGGCTGTATGCGCGCAAGCAGCGTCCGCGCATGGCCGTGGGCGCCATGTTTACCCTGCTGTACGGCTGCGCGCGCTTCTTCACGGAATACTTCCGCACGCCGGACTGGGAAGTCGTGTGGCTGGGCGTGCCGATCACCTCGGGCCAGATGCTGTCCCTGCCGATGATCGTCGGCGCCATCGCGCTGCTGGTGTGGGCGTATAAAAGCCAGGTAATGGGCACGCCGCCCACCAAGGCCCGCCCGGCCAACACGTAA